The nucleotide window ACGGCCGCCATCCGTCCCGGCTCTGACGCATACTGCAGTCCCCAGATATCATTCATGATATGAGCGCCGGCCGTCATGGCGTAGTCCGCCGTCGCCGCCTTATACGTATCGACGGAAACGGGAACGGGACATTGAGCCACTAAGGCAGGCAGGATTTTTTCCAACCGCTCAATTTCTTCTTCTGCCGAAATCATCGTATAGCCGGGGCGCGTCGACTCGGCGCCGATGTCGATAATGTCGGCCCCGGCGGCGACCATTTCCTCCATGTGACGCAGCGCCTTGTCCCGCTCGGCCCAGGAACCGCCGTCAGAAAACGAATCAGGCGTAATGTTCAAAATCCCCATGACCAACGTCTTTCTGCCGACAATCAGAGACTTACCGTCTCGCCATGTATACTTGCGAATTTGTCTTATCATATCATTCTTCCTCTTTCAACAGTGACCAAGCCTGATCATATAATTTTGTTCCTTCACACAACATGCCGTCGGCAGCCGTCGTCACGATTTCCGTATCGGCAGCAGCCCGATTGCGCATAGTCAGACAAAGATGCTTCGCCTTGACGATAACCAGCGTCCCCGCCGTATCGACACCGGTCGAAACGGCTCGGCAAATTTCCTCCGTCAGCCGTTCCTGCAGCTGCGGGCGCCGCGCCAGAATATCGACGGCGTCGGCAAAATGACCGAAACCGGCAATCTTCCCGTTTCGAGGAAAATAGGCGATCTGAACGGTACCGAAAAAAGGCAGAATATGATGCTCGCAAATGGAGTGAAAACGAATATTCCGAACGGCAATAAGCCCCTTGCTTTCGGTCCGAATCAAATCACCCCAGACAGCAGCAGGATCTTCTGTCAGACCGGAAAAGAAATGACTGTACGCTTCTGCCACCCGCTCCGGCGTTTTTTCCATCTGCAGCACCGCCAGATCAAGTCCCAAAGCCCGCAAAAAGCGGCCGGCAGCGGCAATTGCTTCTTCATTTCGTGCCATCAGGCGCCTCCTTAAAAACTCACGTAATACGTTCCGATAAAAATCAATCCGCCAATGAGAATACAAGCGGTACTGATATATTGATACCGTATTTCCCGGGAGTTATATAAATACACATCGTTCGGATTGTCGGGATTATAGCGGAAGTCAGTAACATAGCCTGCTTCAAACTCCCATTCATTATCTCCGAAAGTGGATTGCGACCGGTATGTCTTCCCATCGACAGTAAATTCGATGACAGGAAAATACAACGTATTACTGCGCATTTTCTTTTCCACAAAACCGAGCACCTTACCTGTGCCGTATGCGGTGCAATGCCGGCTGAGCGAACGCAGTTTCCACCCGTGGAAAGCGCCTAAAAGAAGTAAAAAGACCCCAATCGCACCGGGAACGTAGTACAAAATATCTGGCAAGATGATGTCCTCCTAACAAAATGAATGATCAACAGCCGCAGCCTGTGCGCCGCTGCAAAAACCACGCTAAGGTAATGCCGGCGATTCCCGTAACCAGCTGCGGCCAGCTCATGGCAAAAAAGATCGCTTGTCGTACCGTTTCGGGAAAAGAGACACAAGAAAAGAGCAGAAAGAAAGCGCCGCAAAGGACGAGCATTTTTATAAAGGCAGATACATACAATATCTTAAGGCCGCTATTTTTAAGTAGAGCAACAGCAAAGACAAAAGCGCAATTACCGCATGCAACGGGAAAGATGAAGGGAAAAAAAGGCAGCATCCCTTCAACCCAGGCAAAAACAGGCGTTATACAAGCCGTCATATAGCCGGCTGCGGCATTGATACGCAAGACGGCGACAACCAGACAAGCATTGACCAGCGAACCGATAAGAAACAGGCTGACTGCAGCCGGTAAGGGCAGGAACAGACGCAGCCCTTGTAAAACGACAGTCAGGGCCAAAAGTAACGCTGTTTCCGTGATACTTTTGATTTTATCGTTGTCCAAATCGACACTTCCCTATAACAATCATGAAAATCTGATATAATGAGGTATATCATTTTTATGTGACAACTATTTAACAAAAAATTCTTATATTGTTTTATTGTATTCCATTGAGGTGCTTCATGTCAAAACGATTTATTTCTTCCATCAACTATATGCGCGGCATCTGCATGCTCGGCGTCATCGCCATCCATGTCGGCTCCGTCGCCTTGCTCAATCCGACACCCAACTTGGCCCTCGTCGGTGTTTTGGAGATCTTATCGCGCTTTTCCGTGCCGGCATTTTTCTTTCTTTCCGCCTTCGGCATGTTTTACAGCCAACCTCTGCATGAGCCGTTCCATTATATGGCTTATCTCCGGCGGCGCCTCCGCACCGTCTTCGTGCCGTACGTGACATGGTCCCTGTTTTACTTGGCCTTCACTGCCGTTCTCAGCCATAATTGGCAAGCCTTTGCCGTGGCCAATCTGACGAAGACCTTTTTCTACGGTTTGGCGATGTACCACATCTACTTTCTCGTCATCCTTCTCTGGTTCTATCTGCTCATGCCGCTTTGGCGCCGGCTGCTGCACCTCATGGAACACGGGGCACTGCTTTCATTCATCATTCTCTTTGCAGCCAATGTTCTATTCAATTTCTATTCCAGTTATATCTGGACCTTGAACACAGATAACCCGTTTTTACAAGACGCCTTTACTTATCGTCTGAATTACATGGTTTTTCACTATCTCTTCATCTTCATGTTCGGCGCCTATACGGCAGAGCATTTCGAAGTCGTAACGGCTTGGCTCAGCCGGCACAGCAAGCTCGTCATCGCCTTCCAACTGATCGCCTCGGCAGCGATGCTGGCAGCCTACTGCGGCGTCATGACCGTTCTCGGCTACGATGCGTTGTCCGCCGTATTCACAGTCCATCAGCTCAGTCCCTGCGGCATGATTTATACCGTATCGACACTGCTTTTTCTCCTCTGGCTCTGGGAGTGCCGCCCCGTCTCCCCGGCGACACATCGGATTTTCTCGCTTCTCGGTAATTACTCTTACCCGATCTACTTGGTTCATCCCGTTTTTCTCAGTATCTGCACCGGTTTTGCCGCCCGTTACGGTATTACCTTGCGGGCCATATATATTATCATCATCTATTGTCTCGTAACGGCAGCGGCATCTCTCTGGTCAGTTGCCATCTCACGGCTGTCCCTGCCCCGCTGGCTTTCCATTTGCCTGCAAGGGAAATAACAAAACAAAAAAGCCCGTTCCTCTCGCTGACGCCGACACACGGCGACGGGAAGAACGGGCTTTTTTACGTTAACAAATACCGGCAAGTCGATTTTCGGACATACCTGCTCCGGCGATATGCAACGCGCCAGGTAGCCGCATCGCCGAAGAAGCCGCCTTGTTTGCCTATACAAATTGTTTAATCGCCCTTTACAGCGGCAGACCACAAATGAACGTTCTCCTTCATCCGACATGACGGCCCTCGCTTGCAAAGCAAGAAAAGCAAAGACCGATAACAGGATACCTTATATAAATCCGCAATCGCCATCAACTGCACCCAAAGCAAGTCTCGGCGTATCACACTCGCTGCATACGCCGCAGTTCCTTCGCCGCCGCAGTTCTGATCTGTCCGAGGAGCGGATAAAGATGCGCACCGGGACAATCGGTCTCATTCTTGTCGCGGTGGCCGACAACGGTTTCTTCATTTACGGCAAGGCCATATATGTTGCAAACAGCCGCCACCAAGCGAACAAGCGATTTAAGCTGTCCCTTTGTCGGATACTCTTTGTCGAAATTGCCTGCCACGTTAATGCCGACAGAAGTGTAGTTGTTTCCGTACGAATGCGCGCCGACCGTAGCCAACGGGCGTCCCCGTTCAATAGTACCGTCTTTACGGATCACGTAATGATAACCGATCCCGGCCCAGCCGTTCTGCAAATGCGCCTTGTGAATAGCCGCGGCAGACGTATCCCCGTCCGGAATACCGACGTGATGGATGATGATATTTTTCGTCTGTAAACGCACCGATAAGGGCTCAACAAAAGTAAGATTCGTTTCTTTGACGCCGATTCCCTCATTAGGCGCCGCGTCCCGTTCAGGCCGGTAAACCGGCAAATGATCGTACGAATCGGAGCGGCCATCATCATATTCTCTTAACAGTCGCTGAACACGCGTCCGTATATCTGCACTTTTCATTGCGTCTCCCGTATCGGCGGCAGTTGCCGGTACGACCATGCCGAAAAAAAGCGCCGCTGCAATCACTGCGCTTGAAATCTTTACTCCCATCATATCCCCATCCCCCTATCCATGAGCGGCCCCGATCCATATATGCGCCCCTTTTGCGCCGCCAAAATCGTCTCCAGCAACGCCGCGCATCCTGTCGAAACATCTTGCCACGTCGCTTCGAAATCGCCGGTATACCAAGGATCGGCCACTTCATCGTTCCTGCCGGCGTAGGACAACAACAGACGCACCTTTTCACTGCGCCCCAATAAAGTACACATGTGATGATAGTTGGCACGGTCCATGGCAATCAAATAATCATACCGGTCATAATCATCGCAGCACAACTGTCGCGCCCGCTTGCCGTCGCATGCAATACCATGTTCGGCCAACTTTCGCTTAGCCGGCGGATAAACGCCGTTACCAATCTCCTCCGCACTTGTCGCTGCCGACTCAATCAGGAAGAAATCTCGAAGACCTGCCTTTTTAACAATATCCTTCATCACGAACTCCGCCATCGGACTGCGGCATATATTGCCGTGACAAACAAACAATATTTTAATCAATTCCCTTCCTCCTCCAATGTACGTGAAATATTTTTCCATTGCCGATCACGTAATGGTAACACAGCCCGCTTCGTCCGAATCTGACCGACTATCGGTTAACAACATCCGCAAACAGCGAAAGCGTAACAGAACCAAGTACCTGCCGCACGCAGCAAGTACTTGGTTCTGTTAAATATAATCGACTGACAACATATTCATGCCGCCGTACTGACCTTACCACGTAAACCGTTAATCCTCCTCTTTCCGAT belongs to Megasphaera vaginalis (ex Bordigoni et al. 2020) and includes:
- a CDS encoding DUF3592 domain-containing protein translates to MPDILYYVPGAIGVFLLLLGAFHGWKLRSLSRHCTAYGTGKVLGFVEKKMRSNTLYFPVIEFTVDGKTYRSQSTFGDNEWEFEAGYVTDFRYNPDNPNDVYLYNSREIRYQYISTACILIGGLIFIGTYYVSF
- the folE gene encoding GTP cyclohydrolase I; translation: MARNEEAIAAAGRFLRALGLDLAVLQMEKTPERVAEAYSHFFSGLTEDPAAVWGDLIRTESKGLIAVRNIRFHSICEHHILPFFGTVQIAYFPRNGKIAGFGHFADAVDILARRPQLQERLTEEICRAVSTGVDTAGTLVIVKAKHLCLTMRNRAAADTEIVTTAADGMLCEGTKLYDQAWSLLKEEE
- a CDS encoding acyltransferase, with protein sequence MSKRFISSINYMRGICMLGVIAIHVGSVALLNPTPNLALVGVLEILSRFSVPAFFFLSAFGMFYSQPLHEPFHYMAYLRRRLRTVFVPYVTWSLFYLAFTAVLSHNWQAFAVANLTKTFFYGLAMYHIYFLVILLWFYLLMPLWRRLLHLMEHGALLSFIILFAANVLFNFYSSYIWTLNTDNPFLQDAFTYRLNYMVFHYLFIFMFGAYTAEHFEVVTAWLSRHSKLVIAFQLIASAAMLAAYCGVMTVLGYDALSAVFTVHQLSPCGMIYTVSTLLFLLWLWECRPVSPATHRIFSLLGNYSYPIYLVHPVFLSICTGFAARYGITLRAIYIIIIYCLVTAAASLWSVAISRLSLPRWLSICLQGK
- a CDS encoding low molecular weight protein-tyrosine-phosphatase, with amino-acid sequence MIKILFVCHGNICRSPMAEFVMKDIVKKAGLRDFFLIESAATSAEEIGNGVYPPAKRKLAEHGIACDGKRARQLCCDDYDRYDYLIAMDRANYHHMCTLLGRSEKVRLLLSYAGRNDEVADPWYTGDFEATWQDVSTGCAALLETILAAQKGRIYGSGPLMDRGMGI
- a CDS encoding peptidoglycan recognition family protein, giving the protein MMGVKISSAVIAAALFFGMVVPATAADTGDAMKSADIRTRVQRLLREYDDGRSDSYDHLPVYRPERDAAPNEGIGVKETNLTFVEPLSVRLQTKNIIIHHVGIPDGDTSAAAIHKAHLQNGWAGIGYHYVIRKDGTIERGRPLATVGAHSYGNNYTSVGINVAGNFDKEYPTKGQLKSLVRLVAAVCNIYGLAVNEETVVGHRDKNETDCPGAHLYPLLGQIRTAAAKELRRMQRV